ATCAGGGAGCAGGGAGCAGGGAGCAGGGAACAGGGAGAAAGGCAGAAGAGAACACGTCACCCGCTGGCGACGTTGGCGCGTCCGCTGATAAAGTCGATGGTCCCAAAATTCCTAATTGCCCTCATGAGGCGATTTCAGAAGCGTATAACCGGACTCTACCCATGTTGCCGCAAGTGAAAATGCTTACGGACAGTCGCAAGAATACTCTGCGGGCGGCTTGGAAAGCAAATAAGGCGCGGCAATCGCTTGATTGGTGGGAGGCTTATTTTAAACTTGTCCTTCAATGCCCGTTTTTACTTGGGCAGAAGAACGATTTTAAAGCTGGTTTTGATTGGCTTTTGAAGCCGGGCAATATGGTCAAAGTGCTGGAAGGTAATTTCCGCGAAGAATCACAGCCGCCAGCAATTAACGGCGGGGCTAATCAAAGCCCATACGACGGGGTAAAGCCTAACACAGTGGCACAGGCTGGTTTGTTACAGCGTGATAAAGCGGCAAGGCAAATCTTAGCAAAGAGAGCAACAGAGCAGGGAGAAGACAATGGACCAACAATTAACGTGTAGTGACACGGAAGCTCTTAAAATTATTATTAACGAACTGAACGGCATGATTTTTCTTTATCCGCATTGCGGACAGTCTGATGCAACTGTGCAGGTTATTGCTCCGGCGTATCTGGAAGCTTGCGTAAAGGCGAAAATGAACAGGAAAGACTTTGCCGACGCTTGCAGTTATGCCCGTCAAAATTACACGGTTTTTCCAACTGTAGCGCATATCATCAAGGCTCACCGTGATTTGATGGCAGGGGCGCGGGTTCCGCATACAAAGCCGTCGTTGCCGCCAGTAATAACCGACGAAATGCGAGATCGTGGGGTGGCTAATTGTCGTAAGATTTTGGACATGGTGAAAAACGTTAAACGGGTTCCAAAGTGTCGGACTTTTGCGACCCGGTAATGGAAGCCGTCGCAGAAGTATTTTGCAACGGTGGCGATTTTGTAGATATGATTTTAGCCGCAAAGGAGGCGGCATGTATGGGAATTAATAAAATTCAACTGGCAGACTTGATTAAACGAGTATTGATCGAAGCAGACCTTTACTCACCCGAAGCGGAAGAGCTTTTAATTTTAACTGTCGCGCAGGAAAGCCAAGGCGGAACATATCTTCGCCAGCTTGGAAATGGGCCAGCATTGGGAATCTTCCAAATGGAACCAGCAACTCACGACGACATATGGGAAAACTTCCTTGGCTACCGTGAGTCACTAGGTGAAAGAATCCTTGATGTTGCCGGAATGTTTAACGGGCCAGATTCAAAAGAGTTAGAATATAATTTTCGTTACGCAATCCTTATGGCCCGTATGCAATATTATCGCCGCCGTGAACCATTGCCCGCCGTCAATGACGTAAAGGGCCGCGCTGTATACTGGAAAATATATTACAACACGCCGTCAGGAGCCGGAACCGTATCCGAAGCTATTAGCAACTACGAACGTTATTGCAGGGCTGTTTAAATGCAAGGTTGCCGCCCACTAAGCCAAGAAGAAGTCCTGTTGGTTTTAAACCGTTTTGCAGGTCGCTATGCAGTACGAAATAAATGCCTGTTTGTGCTTGGTGTGCTTGCTGGCTTCCGCATTACTGAAATGCTTTCCTTGCGTGTAAAAGATGTTGTTGCACACAAGCGCATACGTGGTTTTTTGCGTGTAGCGCGCCGAAACATGAAAGGGAAAAAGCAGAGTAGGGTAGTGTTTCTGGCAAGTGAAGCGCGGCTGGCAATATTTGATCAAGTAAAAGCTTTAGAGTGGCCCGGACAGGATGTTTATCTTTTTCGTGCACAAGGCGAAACGAATAAGCCTATTTCTTACACTCAAGCGCGGCGGGTGTTGCTTATGGCTTTTGACGAATGTGGAATTACGGATCAGGTCGGTACTCATAGCCTGAGAAAGACTTTCGCAAATGATCTTTTTGATTCCCTCCTTGAGCAAGTGGCTAACGGGGAACACGTTGACCCATTTATGGAAGTTTCCGCTGGGCTTGGGCATTGCGACCCAAAAAGTACAACTCATTACCTCTCGTTCCGGGATGGAAGCCGCAGGACGGCAATTCAAAGCATGGGGGCAAGACTAAGTGGAGAATACTAAAACTCTTTCAGTAAAACAGGTTGCAGAAGAACTTGAAACCCGCCCGGAATGGGTCCGCCGGATGATTCGTTCCGGTGAAATTAAAGCCAGTAATATAAGTAAAGGGAAGCGGCCTATATACCGCATCCGTAAAGCTGTCCTAGATGCATTTATAGAAGCGAGAACTGTAATAGGTGTACAGGAGGACTAAAAAATGTCTTTAGCATGTAAAAAATGCGGTTCAGATACGACTGTACAACGTACAAGTGAAGATAAAAATACAACTATTCGTATTCGTAAATGCAAGCATTGCGGAAAGGTTCAAGCGTCACTTGAAATATATGTTGACGATATGAAAAACGGTTTTGAGTATCTTGCTGATAAAGTACAGGGAGAAAAAACAGCATAAAATCTCATATAAATCATATTTGACCAAATCTACATTATATTAAAATTAATAATATAGTAATAAGGCTTGTATCTAGAAAGGTACAAGCCTTTTTTTGTAACTTTAACATTGTGGAAGGTTAGAAAATGGAAGAAAGCAAATCATTTTTGCAATCAAAAACAATATGGGGAACTTTTGTTACAGTTCTCAGTACTGTTCTTGCATTGTCTGGACATGCTCTTGATGCTGATACGCAAAGCTCATTAATTGATCTTTGTGTATCCATAGGGGCTGTTATTGGAACAGGTCTAACAATTTACGGCAGAGTAACTGCAAAAGCATCATTAAAGGGCAGTTCTAAAAGCGTAAATAGTCTTTTACTACTATTCGTAATCCCTGTTTTGCTTCAAGGTTGCGCGCTTATGGACTTGCAACCACATGAAAAGGCTCTTGCAGTAGGTAAAGAACTAAGGCTTTCATATGTTGCATTGTATGACGAATACAACGCGCTACATGAAACACTTCCGCCGCATCAAGTATTATTCATGGATGAATACGTCGCGCCTAAAATGGATTTGGCGAAAAAATCGTTAATAGCGTTTAGGTCGGCGGCGGCTGTCTACAACCGCACTAAAGTTGAACCGACTAATTACGCTAAAATGGAAGAAGCCCTACAAGCGGCAATTGTCGATTGTACGGCCTTGATTGCAAAAGCTCAAACTGTTCAGCCCACGGTTGTAAATTCCACTGTCGTCAAATTTCAAACTATAGGGGGTGAATGATGGACCCGGTCACACTCGCTTTGGTCTCATCCGGCCTCAAGTTGGGGTTTGAAGCGTTTCAAGCTGCAAAGCGTTTAAGTGCGGAAGGGTACGAAGTGCCCGGCCTTGAAGAGTTTGAAAAAGGAACTCAAGAATTGCGGGACTTACCCGACCTTACACCTACCAAAGATCAAAAGGCAGAGTAATGCCCGAAAAGACTTTAGCTTTAGCACACCTATACCAGCAGGGCGGGGATTATATTCTCCCGGCCCTGTTGGGTCTTATTGGCGGAATTATCAGGATTATCCAGAAAGACGGGCCTTGCACTTGGTTCGGACGATTGGCGGCATTAGCAACAGCCGCATTCACCGGAACAGTGTTCTATAAACTGATGGTGGCGGCAGGTGTGCCCGGTGGGTATGCGGCCCCTATCACTACTATCGTCGGGTACATTGGACGGCCTTTACTGGATATCCTTTCAGCTAGAATATGCACCATAGCAAAGACAGTTAAGTAACGAGGGTAAAGCAATGGAAACAGCATTGCCTATAACGGCTCAAGTTATCGCGGATGTTATCGGAACGGAAAAAGCTTTAACATTGGCCCGCGCCACTCAATGCAGGTCGGTATATATTCCACAGCGGCTTAACCCCTCACACTGGCTGGTTGAAGTGGTCGGAACTGATGCCGCGCAAAAGTTAATAGCTGAGTTCCCGTCTTGCTGTTTGCCACTCGCTAAGTGTTCATCCGTTGTAAAAGCTAAACGCAATAAACGAATAGCAGAATTGAGCGCGGAAGGGCTGACAGTTGCAGAGATAGCACGTCGGCTAGGTATTAATAAAAATACTGTGCAAACAATATGTTACCGTATGAGATTTAAAAATCAGTGAGCGTCTAGGATTTAAAACGCAACATTCCTAGATAACAGTGCTGTTTGAATCCTAAACGTAGCTAAACACACGTAAACGTCGCTAGGAATGTATTGCGGGTCCTTCCTAGGGGGGGTGACTAGAGGGTAGACGCTGCCACGCAGATTTAGATTTCTGCGTGGGGTTCAGAATTGATTTTCTGTTTCTATTATTTAAACCCTGTGGATAAGTCGGTTAAAGATTTAAGATGGTTAGAGAAAGTAAAAAGAAAGAACAGAAAAAAAGTACCACTGATCGCGTCCTAGTGGATAAGCAGGGTATTGCTCTTGCTTTGGGCATATCTTTGCCGACTGTTTCGGTGCGTATTCGCGAGGGCATGCCGTGCGTTCAAGAGGGCGGCAGGGGTAAGGCTTGGCAATTTGATCTTGCTGAATGTGTTCAGTGGCATACTGACCGCGCAATTGAAAAAGCTGTTGGCGTTACTGATGAAGGAATGACCCGCGCGGATTTACTAAAAGCTCTATTAGTTGAAGATTTGAAAATTAAGCGCGTTGCTTCTGCCCAAGCTTTGCGTGAAGTTTGCTTGCTTGATGAAGTTGAACGAACCGTTGCAACCGCATTTATTGAAGTTCGACAAGCTGTACTCGCTTTGCCAGAACGTGTTGCTCTTCGTCTTTTGGCGGTTGATTCAGAAATTGAAATTAAAACGATCTTAGAAGAAGAGCTTGAGCTTGCATTAAGGTCATTGTCTGAAGCTGAATTGATTGAAGAGGTAATGGATGATACCGGAAACTGAATCTTTAGCTAATCGTAAAGGGCTTTATAAAATAATAAACAAAGCCTTTAATCTTTTTATTCCACCTGAACGGCTCACTGTTTCCGAGTGGGCAGATAAGTTCCGCGTAATTTCCGATGCTAACGCTATGCCCGGACCATGGCGCACTGCTAATGCTCCGTATCAGAAAGAACCTATGGATTGTATAGGTGATAAAGTCACCCGTAGAATATCACTTATGTGGTCGGCTCAAGTTGGAAAAACCGAGTGCGTTAATAACGGTATTGGCTACAGTATAGCGCAAGATCCTAAAAGCGTTATGATGATGCATCCCACGCAATCAGATTTAAAAACTTGGACAGAAACTAAACTTACTCCGCTTATTAATGATACCCCTTGTATTAAAGATGTAATTGCAAAACCGCGTGGACGTGACGGCGTTAATAATGCGCTGATGAAGTCATTCCCCGGCGGCTTTTTGATGTTCTCGTGGTCCGGTTCAACAAATACTATGCGCGGACGTTCGGCTCCGATTATTAATTGTGATGAAATAGACGGCTATACAATAACGACGGAAGGCGACGCGGTTCAACTTCTTTGGCAACGTGCCGCAACTTTTGGCGATAGGCGGAAGCTGATCGAAACCAGCACCCCTACAATCAAGGGATTTTCTAGAATTGAAAAAGCTTTTAACGCTGGTGACCAACGGTATTACTATGTGCCGTGTCCACATTGCGGAGTTAAAGAGCGGTTGAAATGGTCCAATGTTAAAATGGATCAGGACGACGATGGTAATTACTTACCTGAAGACGCTTACTATATATGTGAACATTGCGGGTGCATCATTGAAGATAAACATAAACCCGCAATGCTTCATGCTGGCGAGTGGTTAGCATCCAAACCATTTAAAGGTCATGCTTCTTTTCATCTAAATGAACTCTATAGCCCGTGGCGGAAATGGAGCGATATTGCACAATCTTTTATCGACAAAAAACATGCTGGTGATTTGCAATCATTTATCAATGTTTCCCTTGCTGAAACTTATGAAGAAAAAGGTGAACAAGTAGACGATTCAGGCTTACTTAAGAAGCGCGAACATTACGCCGCGCAAGTTCCTATGGGTGGTATTTATCTTACTGCCGGGGTTGATACGCAGGTTGACCGCCTTGAATGTGAAGTTGTTGCGTGGGGCGTTGGCGAGGAAAGTTGGTCTATTGCTTATGCTGTAATTTATGGAGACCCGGATCGTAAAGGAACTTGGGACGCGCTAGACGATTTTTTAGATCAACGCTTCAAACATGAAAGCGGGGTTGAACTTTCCATATCTGCCACGGCTATTGATTCCGGCGGTCTCAATACTCAATCTGTTTATAATTACTGCAAGAGGCGTCGAGCTTCCCGCCGCTTTGCTATTAAAGGTAAGGGCGGCGAAGGTATCCCGATTGTATCAGCTCCATCAAAGCGTAAGTCTGGTAAAAAAGGTCGCGCTGTAGAACTTTTTACTGTCGGAACGGATCAAAGCAAAACCTTAATTTATAAGCGGCTTGGCTTGGATGGTTCCGGCCCCGGACGTTGTCACTTCCCGGATAACTACCCGAATCAATATAATGAAGAATATTTTAAAATGCTGACCGCTGAGAAGTGCATCACGCGTTATGTCAAAGGGTTTCCAAAACGTGAGTGGGTCAAAACAAGACCTAGAAACGAAGCTTTAGACGTGCGCGTGTATTCTTACAATGCACTTTTAATAGTTAATCCTAATTTGAAACGAGTACAGGCGCGGATTATGAAAAAAGCTGAACTGATTGAACCTGAAGAAATAACAGTTGCCCTTGATGAAACTACACAGACAGAACAGGTCATTCAAAGCGCGGTGGAACCAAAACCCAAAACGGAGGTAAAAAGGAAAAAAACAAAAAAACGCCGAAAGCGGCAGAGTTTTATTAACCGATGATAAACGACATACCCAAAAAAATTATTCAAAATTCCACAGTTTCATGCGTTCTTGAGCTGAATGGATATACTCCGGTAGAAGGGTGGGCTTTAACGCTCGCCCTTCGTGGGGAGGGAAAGGCGGACGCGCTCGGCGTTGCCGCTGATGCAGGTTGGTCGGTTACTATTCCGACTGACTTAGTTGTCGGGCGTTATTGGTGGCAAGTGATTGCTAAGCGTGACGGGGAACAGTTTGTGCCTCTTTCCGGTGAACTTGAGATAACACCGGACTTACTATCGCTTGATACTGGTTTTGATGGACGGTCCGAAGCCCGCAAGGGGCTTGATGCTGTTGAATCAGCTTTGGCGAATAAAGCGACAAAAGATCAGCTATCCTATAAGATAAATGGGCGCGAGCTTCAACGTTATAGTGTTTCCGACCTTTTACAACTCCGTAATTTTTTTGTGAATAAAGTCCGCCGTG
This sequence is a window from Desulfovibrio sp. UCD-KL4C. Protein-coding genes within it:
- a CDS encoding helix-turn-helix transcriptional regulator, whose protein sequence is METALPITAQVIADVIGTEKALTLARATQCRSVYIPQRLNPSHWLVEVVGTDAAQKLIAEFPSCCLPLAKCSSVVKAKRNKRIAELSAEGLTVAEIARRLGINKNTVQTICYRMRFKNQ
- a CDS encoding phage terminase large subunit family protein translates to MIPETESLANRKGLYKIINKAFNLFIPPERLTVSEWADKFRVISDANAMPGPWRTANAPYQKEPMDCIGDKVTRRISLMWSAQVGKTECVNNGIGYSIAQDPKSVMMMHPTQSDLKTWTETKLTPLINDTPCIKDVIAKPRGRDGVNNALMKSFPGGFLMFSWSGSTNTMRGRSAPIINCDEIDGYTITTEGDAVQLLWQRAATFGDRRKLIETSTPTIKGFSRIEKAFNAGDQRYYYVPCPHCGVKERLKWSNVKMDQDDDGNYLPEDAYYICEHCGCIIEDKHKPAMLHAGEWLASKPFKGHASFHLNELYSPWRKWSDIAQSFIDKKHAGDLQSFINVSLAETYEEKGEQVDDSGLLKKREHYAAQVPMGGIYLTAGVDTQVDRLECEVVAWGVGEESWSIAYAVIYGDPDRKGTWDALDDFLDQRFKHESGVELSISATAIDSGGLNTQSVYNYCKRRRASRRFAIKGKGGEGIPIVSAPSKRKSGKKGRAVELFTVGTDQSKTLIYKRLGLDGSGPGRCHFPDNYPNQYNEEYFKMLTAEKCITRYVKGFPKREWVKTRPRNEALDVRVYSYNALLIVNPNLKRVQARIMKKAELIEPEEITVALDETTQTEQVIQSAVEPKPKTEVKRKKTKKRRKRQSFINR
- a CDS encoding tyrosine-type recombinase/integrase, which encodes MQGCRPLSQEEVLLVLNRFAGRYAVRNKCLFVLGVLAGFRITEMLSLRVKDVVAHKRIRGFLRVARRNMKGKKQSRVVFLASEARLAIFDQVKALEWPGQDVYLFRAQGETNKPISYTQARRVLLMAFDECGITDQVGTHSLRKTFANDLFDSLLEQVANGEHVDPFMEVSAGLGHCDPKSTTHYLSFRDGSRRTAIQSMGARLSGEY
- a CDS encoding helix-turn-helix domain-containing protein, with the translated sequence MENTKTLSVKQVAEELETRPEWVRRMIRSGEIKASNISKGKRPIYRIRKAVLDAFIEARTVIGVQED
- a CDS encoding terminase small subunit, which gives rise to MVRESKKKEQKKSTTDRVLVDKQGIALALGISLPTVSVRIREGMPCVQEGGRGKAWQFDLAECVQWHTDRAIEKAVGVTDEGMTRADLLKALLVEDLKIKRVASAQALREVCLLDEVERTVATAFIEVRQAVLALPERVALRLLAVDSEIEIKTILEEELELALRSLSEAELIEEVMDDTGN